The following coding sequences lie in one Populus trichocarpa isolate Nisqually-1 chromosome 14, P.trichocarpa_v4.1, whole genome shotgun sequence genomic window:
- the LOC7491328 gene encoding uncharacterized protein LOC7491328 isoform X1 produces MRLSLMPSLSTPPKCQNVTINNNYNNIPFSVINNGNPLLPIRTLVASSHYPILSNSTPNSRPPTDVIITRCQSSFSTPQNSQEDGDDDEEEESLVQDLRVPTHWLLPSKAMEESQWLKVTLHKWLDDEYCPEETNVEISKVAAQSYYESLLEKQTDLGVILLNMARNLESISYKESFHGAFSSANAAVNLIVQRIELQGKTF; encoded by the exons ATGAGGCTCTCCTTAATGCCATCCTTATCCACTCCACCAAAATGTCAGAATGTAACCatcaataataattacaataatattccTTTCTCGGTTATCAACAATGGCAACCCCCTCCTCCCAATTCGCACACTAGTTGCTTCTTCTCACTATCCAATCTTGTCTAATTCAACCCCAAATTCTCGACCGCCCACTGATGTTATTATAACAAGATGCCAGTCTTCTTTTTCAACCCCACAAAACAGTCAAGAAGATGgcgatgatgatgaagaagaagaatcccTTGTTCAAGACCTTAGGGTCCCTACTCATTGGTTGCTCCCTTCCAAGGCAATGGAA GAATCGCAGTGGCTCAAGGTTACCCTGCATAAATGGTTGGATGATGAGTACTGCCCCGAGGAAACCAATGTTGAGATCAGTAAGGTTGCTGCTCAATCATACTACGAGTCTTTGCTAGAGAAACAAACAGACCTGGGTGTCATCTTGTTGAACATGGCTAGAAATTTGGAATCTATCTCCTATAAAGAAAGCTTTCATGGGGCATTTTCGTCAGCTAATGCAGCTGTGAACTTGATTGTCCAACGGATAGAGCTTCAAGGTAAAACTTTCTGA
- the LOC7491328 gene encoding uncharacterized protein LOC7491328 isoform X2, with amino-acid sequence MRLSLMPSLSTPPKCQNVTINNNYNNIPFSVINNGNPLLPIRTLVASSHYPILSNSTPNSRPPTDVIITRCQSSFSTPQNSQEDGDDDEEEESLVQDLRVPTHWLLPSKESQWLKVTLHKWLDDEYCPEETNVEISKVAAQSYYESLLEKQTDLGVILLNMARNLESISYKESFHGAFSSANAAVNLIVQRIELQGKTF; translated from the exons ATGAGGCTCTCCTTAATGCCATCCTTATCCACTCCACCAAAATGTCAGAATGTAACCatcaataataattacaataatattccTTTCTCGGTTATCAACAATGGCAACCCCCTCCTCCCAATTCGCACACTAGTTGCTTCTTCTCACTATCCAATCTTGTCTAATTCAACCCCAAATTCTCGACCGCCCACTGATGTTATTATAACAAGATGCCAGTCTTCTTTTTCAACCCCACAAAACAGTCAAGAAGATGgcgatgatgatgaagaagaagaatcccTTGTTCAAGACCTTAGGGTCCCTACTCATTGGTTGCTCCCTTCCAAG GAATCGCAGTGGCTCAAGGTTACCCTGCATAAATGGTTGGATGATGAGTACTGCCCCGAGGAAACCAATGTTGAGATCAGTAAGGTTGCTGCTCAATCATACTACGAGTCTTTGCTAGAGAAACAAACAGACCTGGGTGTCATCTTGTTGAACATGGCTAGAAATTTGGAATCTATCTCCTATAAAGAAAGCTTTCATGGGGCATTTTCGTCAGCTAATGCAGCTGTGAACTTGATTGTCCAACGGATAGAGCTTCAAGGTAAAACTTTCTGA